In the genome of Candidatus Zixiibacteriota bacterium, the window AGATGTCCCGACTGACGCCGAGTTGATCGAACGTGAGCTGCGGGCGTCAGGATTGAAGTTCACTGCGCGATTCGCGCACGACAAGCCGACCTTTCTCAAAGAACTTGAGAATTTCTCGCCCGATTTGGTTTTGTCTGACTACAAGATGCCTCAGTTCGATGGGATGGAGGCACTGGCCGTAGTCAAGAAGCGATACCCTCTGACACCGCTGATAATCGTGACCGGTTCGATCAATGAAGAGACGGCAGTCGAGTGCATGAAAGCGGGAGCAGTTGATTATGTCATCAAGGCTCATCTTATCAGAATGGCGCCGGCTGTGAAAAGCGCTCTTGAACGCAAGCACATGAGAGAGGAAAAGATGAGGGCTGAAGACGCACTGCGCGAGAGTGAAGACAAATTCAGAATGATCGCTGAGCGATGCTTCGACATCATCCTGATCTCGGATCTTAGCGGGAAGCTCACTTACGTATCTCCATCGATCGAGAGAGACCTCGGCTACAAGCCCGATGAGCTCGTGGGAGCCAATCTGACAGAGATCACGAGGGAGTCGGACGTCCAGACAGTTATCGAGGCATTAAACGACATCGCACATGAAAAGTGTGTTGAGGGGCTTGAACTCAAGCTTATTGGAAGCAGTGGCGCTTTGTCGATTGTGGAGTTGAATGCGAGTCCTGTATATAAGTTCGGCAGGGTTACCGGAGCTCAGGCAGTAGGGCGCGACATTACTGATCGAAAACGGGCGGTCGACGAACTGAAGGAGGCTCATCGAACGCTGAAGCTCAAGAACAAAGCACTTGAGAAGAAGCACATTGTGCTAAGCGGTGTTCTTGATCATATACAGCAGGAGAAAGCCGAGACAGGGGAACGAGTGCAGTCCAACGTCGATCGGGTCTTGATGCCTCTGCTCGATAAGCTTGAGAAGAAGATCGGAAAGAACGAGAAAGAATATGTGTTGCTACTTCGATCAAGCCTTCAGGAGATAGCGGCGCCCTTCATCAACAAGGTTGAGGCAAGATTCAAGAGTCTCACCCCGCGCGAGTTGGAAATAGTCAACCTGATCAGGGCGGGAAAGACTACCGGTGAAATCGCCGAGACGTTTGATACTTCAGCGGAGACCATCCGCAGCCACAGGAAGAACATTCGCAAGAAACTCGGGATTCAGAACGAAAGCGTGAACCTCATAACATTCCTGCAGACGATTTAGAGGGCATTGGCCGCTGAACAATCCGTCTTTAGTTGAATAACCGCCGTTTCTCATTCAGTGCTATCAAATGCTATCGTGAATGTAGGGGTGAGCAGTGCTCACCAATGACTGACCCTTCTTACCTCCTCCTCCATATCGCATTCAATCCGAAAAAGATAAGAGGTTACAACTTGGAACTGTCACCGATAGGCAGATAACGAAAGAACGACATGATGGAACTTTCGGATGAATAAAATCGCTTCCCATATTGCTCAAGGAATTGCAGTAACATTGGCCATTGCCGTATCGTTCTCAACGACCGGTGCAACGGTGGTCGATAGTAGCGCATCTTCACATATCTTGACTGTCGGTGTTGACGCGGAGACCAGAGCCTTCTGGAATCTGACTGCGTCAGGCTCGGATGTTTTGTCTTCCTCAAATTCTTCCTGCCCCATAAGTGATGAAGATGCTGCGTGCTTCTCCTTGAGTCAGGCAGGCCGTCCGATCCGGACCGCCATTCGGGCGGTCCGATCGGGCAGTTTTGCTGCAGTTACGACAGACAATCAGACAGTTTTCGGCTCAAGCAAAGTTAGCTTTGGGCTTCTATACAGATCTCAAGCCCTTTCCAGTTCGAGCGTCCAAGCTGAGAAGATTGCGGCCGCGCGAGCAGTGATGCTCACAGAGTCATGAAGTCTTCGCAGTCATACTGTGAGAAGGGAATCTTCTGGAAAGGCGCAAGGCAAGGCAGCTTGTGCCTTTCCATGAAGTTGTATTAAGGTGCGGCATTCATGATGGAAGATACAGTGTCAGCAACAGAAGACACCCAGCCCATTGTTGCAACGGCTAAATCTGGACTGGTGGATGACAGTGCACTTTACCATGCGTTGTTCAGTCACATGACGGATGGGGCCATCTACTGCGATGTTATTCTCGACGACAGCGGAACGCCTGTTGACTTTGTTCACGTAGATGTAAACGATGCCTTCGCAAGGTTGCATGGCGTGTCTCGTGAGCAAATCATTGGAAAGAAGTACACTGAGATATTCGAGCGCGATGGCCAGTTCGATCCTCTTCCGATTGAGGTCGGAGGGCGATGCGCCCTGGAAGGTACTGATGTCAAGTACGATCTCTTCTTCACCCCTCTGAATAAGTGGCTCTCCGTGTCAATGTACTGTCCTCGAAAAGGCTTCTTCGCGGCGATATTCGAAGACATCACAGAGCGCAAGCATGCTGAACAAGCATTGAAGGTCCAGGAGAACAGCTACCGCTCGATCTTTGAAACAGCTGCCCACCTCATTGCAACATTTGACCTTCAGGGCAGAATTGTCGACTGCAATAGGCATGCAAAAACAGTTCTTGGATACGATGTTCACGAACTGCTCGGTAAGCACATGTCGAATCTCTTCTGCCCCACATCACTTGACAAGGCGGAGGCGGCCTTCCAATCGCTTCTCAATAAAGAGCGTTTCTACAATGTTGAGTTCACAATGTTACGGAAAGATGGCAGAGTTGCTGATGTTTCGATCAACGCCTCAGTGCTGGATGGCGAGACGGTAGAGGATTCCGGGATTATTTGTGTGGTTGATGACATAACTGACCGCAAGAGGCGCGAGGAGGAATTAAGGGCATCAGAGCGCGAAAAGGCTACAAAGAACAAGGTGGCTGAGGCGTTTCTGATGTCATCCTTCCAGGGCGCTTTGCAGGAAGTGCTCAAGATCATTCGCGCTGAGTTTAGCTGTAACGATGGCATCCTCGGGTATCTCGAACGAGACGGCACACTGGTGTGTCCGACGTCAGTGCAATCGAGTTCCTCGGTAGATGATTCAGAGGGCAGTTATGCGAGGTGTTCGCCCGAGTCGCTTAGTGCAAGCATCCTGGGACGAGCGCTGGCTGAGAAGAAAACTTTCTATTCGAATAGTCAATGCGTAATGCCCGATGGTATAGAGTGCTCCGGAAAGGCAATTGCTGTCCCGCTAATGTTCCAGGGATCGCCTGTCGGTGTATTCCTGCTTGGCAATCGCCAAGAGGATTTCCAAAAGAATGATGTCACTCTGGCTGAATCTATCGCCGCGTCAATCGCACCAGCTATTCATGTAAGAGTTCAAGATGATTGGGAGAAGAAGGAGGCGGAGCGTTCTGCCGAACAACTGCGCTCATCGGAGCAGAAGTACAGAAGTGTGGTCAACAATGTCGGCATCGGCATTAAAGTGCTGAACCAACAGACGGAGATCATCTCGATCAATAAACGGATGCGATCCTGGTTTCCGGATCTGGACATATCAAATAACCCGATGTGCTGCCTTGCCCTCAATCTGTCCGGCGACATGCGACCATGCGATAACTGTCCCCCATTGAAGACATTGAAAGACGGATTGATTCACGAAGCGGACATAACGGCTAAGATTGGCGCTGAAATCAGGACATTCAGGGTATTGGCTACGCCGATTACTGATGATGCAGGGAACGTCGTGGCCGCAATCGAAATGCTCGATGACATAACTGAACGCAAGCAGGTTCATGAGGCGTTAGTCGAATCGGAGCGTCGTCTGCAGCAGTTGTTCTCGTCAGTAGTGGAAGGAATTGGGATCGTAGATGTAGAGGATAACATAATCTTCTGTAATCCTGCCCTGGCGGAGATATTTGAAGAGAGTTCCGCATCAGACATGATCGGAAAGAATATTCTGGACTATCTAACGCCTGATCAGAGAGTGATTGTGAACTCGGAACACGAACGCAGGAACAATCTTGAGCGATCACGATATGAGCTACAAATTACAACGGCCAGGAACAATCATAAGTCGATTGTCGTCTCATCATCTCCCCAATTGGATGGAAATGCAGTTCGCACGGGTTCTATCGTGGCCCTGATTGATATCACCGAGTGGAGGCATTCTGAAGAGCAGAGAATCACCCTCGAAAGACAGATTCAGCAGGCTGGCAAACTCACGGCGGTGGGGTCGCTGGCTGCGGGAATAGCGCACGAGATTAACACTCCAATTCAATTTGTCGGAGACAATACTCTATTTCTGTCGGATTCATTCAAATCGCTAATTGCACTTGTGGACAGCTACAGCCTGATATTTGAGGCAGCTGAAACACGCGCAGCTATCACAGATCTGATTTCGCAGAAAAAGACTGCCGAACAGGAGGCAGATATCGACTACCTGAGGGAGGAAGTGCCCAAAGCCATAGAGCAGACGATGGATGGTGTCAGTCGAGTTGCCAAAATCGTAAGAGCAATGAAAAGCTTCGCTCATAAGGATTCGGGCGAGATGGCGATGGCTGACGTCAATGAGATGCTCAGCAGCACTCTGATTGTAGCTCAGAATGAGTTGAAGTACGTGTCGGATGTTGTCACGAATTTGGAGGAAGACCTGCCACCGATAGAGTGCTATCGAGACAGTTTGAATCAGGTGTTCCTGAACTTGCTGATAAATGCGGCGCATGCCATAGAAGACGTTGTTGGTGATGGCTCTCAAGGTAGAGGAACTATCACGATCAGAACCAGGCACGAGGGGGAAGACGTTGTAATCTCTATTACGGATACGGGTACTGGAATCGAAGAATCGATCCGCGATCATATCTTCGATCCGTTTTTTACCACGAAAGATGTTGGCAAGGGCACAGGCCAGGGGTTGTCGATGGCGCACTCTGTCGTTGTCGGCAAGCACAAGGGGCAACTGACGTTTGAGACTGAAGTAGGTGCAGGTACCACTTTTTGCATAAGGCTTCCGGCCAGTGCACTGGGACTGATGGGGGGCGAATGATGAAGATATTATTCGTTGATGACGAGCCGCATGTGCTTCAGGGTCTGCAACGATTTGTGTGCTCTCAGAATTTGGATTGCGAGCACGAAGCAGTGACTTCTGCAGAAGCTGCCCTGGAGCGTGTTGCTGCCGGAGATATTGATGTTGTCGTCTCGGATGTACTGATGCCGAACATGACGGGAGTCGATCTGCTCGAACGTCTGAAGAATAACCCGGCGACGAGTGACGTACCAGTCATCATGCTAACGAGTCACGTGGAGCCCATGGAGAAGCGGACCGCGTTACAGCTTGGAGCTTATGACTTTGTGAATAAACCTACGGATCCGGTCGAGTTGGTCGCGCGTGTGCGGAGCGCTCTTCGCTTGAAAATAAGCGAGGATAAGCTACGTCAGCAAAATGAGATTCTGAAGCGACAATTGAGAATGGAGATAGTCGGTCTCCTTGCAGGGGGTATGTTTCACGATTTGAATAACATGCTGATGAGCATAGTCGGCCACACCGAGCTCGCTTCCTACCGCGCAATGGGCGATTCTGAGATGGAAGAGAACCTGAACATGGCGCTGCAATCTGCGGAAAAGGCTTCCAGACTGGTTCAGCAAATACTTCACCTGGGCGGAATACGGAGATCTGAGGCTGACAGCGAGGATCTTGCTCTTATCGTAGATGATAGCCTACGCCTTTCGGCAATGAGCATTCCTCCTGGAATAAGAATCAAATGGAGCAAGCCTTCGATCAGTGCGACTGTTCGTATGGATCGCACTCAGGTATTCCAGGTGTTGGTGAATCTGTGTAGTAATGCGGTAAAGGCCATGAACGGCTCCGGTGAGCTTACGATCAGGCTGACGCAGCAAAAGATAACGGAAGAGGAAGCTGATCGAGGCGGCGATTTGCATTGCGGTGATTATGTGGTTCTGGAGGTGTCGGATACCGGTGTAGGTATTGATCCGTCACTATTGGAGACGATATTCGATCCATTGCTCACAACCAGCGCGGAAGGGAAAGGGAGCGGTTTGGGATTGCTTGTTGTACGCCAGGTGCTGAACAGTATTGGCGGCTGTGTGCGTGTGCGAAGCGCTCTGGGAGAGGGATCTGTTTTCACAGCCTATTTCCCGTGTGACCAGCGCGGCGATCAGAGTGATTGAGAGTTGGAAAGAGGGGACGATTATGCAGGCAAAGATACGCATACTGTTTGTTGATGATCAGAAGGATGTTCTTGACGGTCTCAGGCGAATGCTCCACGGACTCCGAACCGAATGGGAGATGGAATTTGTCGAGAGCGCGGCCGAAGCACTCACCGCTCTTGGGGAGAAGCACTTCGATGTCATTGTAACCGACATGATGATGCCGGGCATGAATGGTGCGGAACTTCTCGAAAAGGCGAGAGAACTCTGTCCGGGAACAGTGAGATATATCCTCTCAGGCTGTTCGGATCGAGAACTGGTGATGCAATCGGTAGGAGTTGCGCACAGATACATAGCCAAGCCATGTGACCCTGAGGATCTCAAAGCCATGCTGGCCAGCTCTCTCGGCTTGCGGGAATTGCTTGCAAGTGAGACTCTTCACAGCAGAATAGCCACAATCAGATCTTTGCCCAGTCCCCCCAATATCTACTTTCAGTTGGTTAGGGAATTGCAGTCGGACAAATCATCAGTCAAGCACATCGCTGAAATAATCAGCAAGGACGTAAGCCTTACAGCGAAAATGCTCCAATTGATAAATTCGGCTTTCTTCGGCCTGCCTACTCGTATCGAGAGTCCCCTGCAGGCCGTCAACCTGCTGGGATTGGACACAGTGCGGGATCTTGCGATGATAACTGGAGCTTTCAGTAAGCTGACAAGCGCGAGTCTCTCCGGCATATCCGTTGAATCGATCTATGCTCATAGCCTCGCAGTTGGGATGGCAGCCAAGAAACTCGCCAGGGAACTGACGCTTCCAAAGCCTATCAGCGATGATGCCATGGTGGCCGGTATGCTTCACGACATCGGAAAGCTCGTCCTGCTTGCGCATTTTCGTGATGAGATGAGTGAGGCTATCAAGATAACCAGGGAGCGGGGCATGTCTCAGCATCTTGCAGAAGCAGAGGTGCTGGGTGTGAGTCATGCTGAGATCGGGGCGCACCTTCTGTCGCTCTGGGGATTACCGGATTCAATCCTGGAAGCTGTCGCGCATCATCACAGACCATCCGAAGTCATCGGTTTGAATCGAAACCTACTGACGGTGGTTCACATAGCCAATGGACTGGAGTATGAGAGTCATTTCGATGACTTCGGGCACTCTCTGTCAAAGCTGGATACTGTGTATCTCGACAGGCTCGGATTGACCAAAGAGTTGCCGGAACTTTGCGACGCCGTTGGAACGGCGACTAGCTGAAAAGGAGCAGGATATGAGCGATCAAATTGCAGAAAAGATACTAGTGGTCGACGATGATTCCAATTTGCTATCTGCTGTGGAGCGTCAATTCCGTCGGAAATACACGATGGTGATAGCAGAGGGAGGTAAGGAAGGTATTCGAAAGCTCAAGGAAGAAGGTCCGTTTGCAGTCGTTATCTCAGATATGAGGATGCCGGATATGAACGGCATACAGTTTCTTGCCCAGGCGCAGGGCATGTATCCCAATACAGTACGGATCATGCTTACAGGCAATGCCGATCTCGAAACTGCCATGCATGCGGTAAACGAAGGGAATATCTTCCGATTTCTTCTGAAGCCATGTCACAAGAGCACTCTTGAATGGGCACTCGAGGCTGCGGTGGAACAGCATCGGCTTCTTTTTGCTGAACGAGAACTGGTGGAGAAGACTTTGAAGGGAAGCGTCCAGGTCTTGACTGACATACTGGCACTTGTTAATCCGGTCGCATTTAGCCGCATATCTCGGCTTCAGAGCTATGTGTCTGAGATTGCCGAGCGCCTTGAAGTAAAACAGCTCTGGCAATACGAGCTTGCAGCGCTGCTATCTCAGATAGGTTGTGTGACCATTCCGCCGGATACTCTTGCCAAGTTCTATACCGGCGCGAATGCAACCGCTGAAGAGCGTGAGATGTTCGCCGCTCACCCACATGTTGCTGCACGATTGCTCGGACGAATACCACGCTTACGAGTTGTGGCGGAGATGATTGCTGACCAACAAATGGGGCTCCAGGAATTGGGACTGGCCGAAGATTGTCTGCCGACAGATCCGGGAACCTTGGGAGGACAAATTCTGAGGACTGCGATAGAGTTCGACACTCAAATGTCTCGCGGAAACACAGTCTCGCAAGCTATGGGACGATTGAAGAGCGCTGCAAAGCCACACCACCCTTTCATCCTTAATACTCTCATGCACATAAGAGTGGTGGACGTGGAGATTGCCACAAGGACTGTCAGCGTTAGGGATCTGAATGACACAATGATCCTTGCTGAAAACATCCGCGCACGAAACGGACTCTTGGTCGCAGCAAAAGGCCAGCACGTGAATTCCTCCATGCGCACACTGCTGAGGAACTATGTCGAGCGGAGGGACCTCCAGGATGGAATCGGCGTCACGGTGCCGATCGG includes:
- a CDS encoding PAS domain S-box protein, whose protein sequence is MMEDTVSATEDTQPIVATAKSGLVDDSALYHALFSHMTDGAIYCDVILDDSGTPVDFVHVDVNDAFARLHGVSREQIIGKKYTEIFERDGQFDPLPIEVGGRCALEGTDVKYDLFFTPLNKWLSVSMYCPRKGFFAAIFEDITERKHAEQALKVQENSYRSIFETAAHLIATFDLQGRIVDCNRHAKTVLGYDVHELLGKHMSNLFCPTSLDKAEAAFQSLLNKERFYNVEFTMLRKDGRVADVSINASVLDGETVEDSGIICVVDDITDRKRREEELRASEREKATKNKVAEAFLMSSFQGALQEVLKIIRAEFSCNDGILGYLERDGTLVCPTSVQSSSSVDDSEGSYARCSPESLSASILGRALAEKKTFYSNSQCVMPDGIECSGKAIAVPLMFQGSPVGVFLLGNRQEDFQKNDVTLAESIAASIAPAIHVRVQDDWEKKEAERSAEQLRSSEQKYRSVVNNVGIGIKVLNQQTEIISINKRMRSWFPDLDISNNPMCCLALNLSGDMRPCDNCPPLKTLKDGLIHEADITAKIGAEIRTFRVLATPITDDAGNVVAAIEMLDDITERKQVHEALVESERRLQQLFSSVVEGIGIVDVEDNIIFCNPALAEIFEESSASDMIGKNILDYLTPDQRVIVNSEHERRNNLERSRYELQITTARNNHKSIVVSSSPQLDGNAVRTGSIVALIDITEWRHSEEQRITLERQIQQAGKLTAVGSLAAGIAHEINTPIQFVGDNTLFLSDSFKSLIALVDSYSLIFEAAETRAAITDLISQKKTAEQEADIDYLREEVPKAIEQTMDGVSRVAKIVRAMKSFAHKDSGEMAMADVNEMLSSTLIVAQNELKYVSDVVTNLEEDLPPIECYRDSLNQVFLNLLINAAHAIEDVVGDGSQGRGTITIRTRHEGEDVVISITDTGTGIEESIRDHIFDPFFTTKDVGKGTGQGLSMAHSVVVGKHKGQLTFETEVGAGTTFCIRLPASALGLMGGE
- a CDS encoding HDOD domain-containing protein, translating into MQAKIRILFVDDQKDVLDGLRRMLHGLRTEWEMEFVESAAEALTALGEKHFDVIVTDMMMPGMNGAELLEKARELCPGTVRYILSGCSDRELVMQSVGVAHRYIAKPCDPEDLKAMLASSLGLRELLASETLHSRIATIRSLPSPPNIYFQLVRELQSDKSSVKHIAEIISKDVSLTAKMLQLINSAFFGLPTRIESPLQAVNLLGLDTVRDLAMITGAFSKLTSASLSGISVESIYAHSLAVGMAAKKLARELTLPKPISDDAMVAGMLHDIGKLVLLAHFRDEMSEAIKITRERGMSQHLAEAEVLGVSHAEIGAHLLSLWGLPDSILEAVAHHHRPSEVIGLNRNLLTVVHIANGLEYESHFDDFGHSLSKLDTVYLDRLGLTKELPELCDAVGTATS
- a CDS encoding PAS domain S-box protein, which translates into the protein DVPTDAELIERELRASGLKFTARFAHDKPTFLKELENFSPDLVLSDYKMPQFDGMEALAVVKKRYPLTPLIIVTGSINEETAVECMKAGAVDYVIKAHLIRMAPAVKSALERKHMREEKMRAEDALRESEDKFRMIAERCFDIILISDLSGKLTYVSPSIERDLGYKPDELVGANLTEITRESDVQTVIEALNDIAHEKCVEGLELKLIGSSGALSIVELNASPVYKFGRVTGAQAVGRDITDRKRAVDELKEAHRTLKLKNKALEKKHIVLSGVLDHIQQEKAETGERVQSNVDRVLMPLLDKLEKKIGKNEKEYVLLLRSSLQEIAAPFINKVEARFKSLTPRELEIVNLIRAGKTTGEIAETFDTSAETIRSHRKNIRKKLGIQNESVNLITFLQTI
- a CDS encoding response regulator, whose amino-acid sequence is MMKILFVDDEPHVLQGLQRFVCSQNLDCEHEAVTSAEAALERVAAGDIDVVVSDVLMPNMTGVDLLERLKNNPATSDVPVIMLTSHVEPMEKRTALQLGAYDFVNKPTDPVELVARVRSALRLKISEDKLRQQNEILKRQLRMEIVGLLAGGMFHDLNNMLMSIVGHTELASYRAMGDSEMEENLNMALQSAEKASRLVQQILHLGGIRRSEADSEDLALIVDDSLRLSAMSIPPGIRIKWSKPSISATVRMDRTQVFQVLVNLCSNAVKAMNGSGELTIRLTQQKITEEEADRGGDLHCGDYVVLEVSDTGVGIDPSLLETIFDPLLTTSAEGKGSGLGLLVVRQVLNSIGGCVRVRSALGEGSVFTAYFPCDQRGDQSD
- a CDS encoding response regulator: MSDQIAEKILVVDDDSNLLSAVERQFRRKYTMVIAEGGKEGIRKLKEEGPFAVVISDMRMPDMNGIQFLAQAQGMYPNTVRIMLTGNADLETAMHAVNEGNIFRFLLKPCHKSTLEWALEAAVEQHRLLFAERELVEKTLKGSVQVLTDILALVNPVAFSRISRLQSYVSEIAERLEVKQLWQYELAALLSQIGCVTIPPDTLAKFYTGANATAEEREMFAAHPHVAARLLGRIPRLRVVAEMIADQQMGLQELGLAEDCLPTDPGTLGGQILRTAIEFDTQMSRGNTVSQAMGRLKSAAKPHHPFILNTLMHIRVVDVEIATRTVSVRDLNDTMILAENIRARNGLLVAAKGQHVNSSMRTLLRNYVERRDLQDGIGVTVPIGHPNAVDKIEMPASLHRQTVNPA